From the genome of Lentisphaera araneosa HTCC2155, one region includes:
- a CDS encoding DUF6259 domain-containing protein, which translates to CAPYFCHSSDHGHPAGPGPWMVHAMQQLIVGIYQQSGANDKDVLLGCEAAAAEPFMENLPLNDLRFNQVLSYGRWVPAYAFIYHEYVNNFQGNQVETSEFFDTEQGANHLLLRTAYSFSIGDLMTIVLNEEGEIHWAWCSKFSVPAPDQKSIIQLIKNLSAWRKGVAKDFLIYGRMEKPYEILKPRQAQVYRSDGTLMNFDKVLSSRFVNLEGRDVQLFVNWQDNTEQVELSLDTDLKTIIIYSSATGEMRQVSPQALNLSVPPLDSLMIEYVRY; encoded by the coding sequence CTGTGCCCCTTATTTTTGTCACAGTTCTGATCATGGGCACCCAGCTGGCCCCGGACCATGGATGGTGCATGCCATGCAGCAATTGATTGTAGGTATTTATCAGCAGAGTGGGGCCAATGATAAAGACGTTTTATTAGGCTGTGAGGCAGCGGCAGCTGAACCCTTTATGGAAAACCTTCCACTCAATGATTTGCGCTTTAATCAAGTTTTGAGCTATGGTAGATGGGTGCCGGCTTATGCATTTATTTACCATGAATACGTCAATAACTTTCAGGGGAATCAAGTAGAAACAAGCGAGTTTTTTGACACAGAGCAGGGGGCTAATCACTTGCTTCTGCGCACCGCTTATTCTTTTTCAATCGGCGATTTAATGACTATCGTTTTAAATGAAGAGGGCGAAATCCATTGGGCCTGGTGTAGTAAGTTCTCTGTCCCTGCACCCGATCAAAAAAGTATTATACAACTGATAAAAAATCTTAGCGCTTGGCGCAAAGGCGTCGCAAAGGATTTTTTGATTTACGGTCGCATGGAAAAACCCTATGAGATCTTAAAACCACGCCAAGCTCAAGTTTATCGTAGCGATGGAACACTTATGAATTTTGATAAAGTACTTAGTAGTCGTTTTGTTAATTTAGAGGGCAGAGACGTTCAACTTTTTGTCAATTGGCAAGATAATACTGAGCAAGTGGAGCTGAGCTTGGACACAGATCTAAAGACTATAATTATTTATAGCTCTGCCACAGGTGAAATGAGGCAAGTAAGTCCCCAGGCTTTAAATTTATCAGTTCCTCCTTTAGATAGCTTAATGATTGAGTATGTAAGATATTAA